The Desmodus rotundus isolate HL8 chromosome 13, HLdesRot8A.1, whole genome shotgun sequence genome has a window encoding:
- the LOC112306799 gene encoding Golgi-associated RAB2 interactor protein 6 gives MTLIWPICHHLGLFVASLKSSQSVQLLNAGKIIFILRSIYKESVNAFQSKTTKTNVETDTGSNTTLWQGSAQSSHMLPMFRGSMGKLQRQLRKGEFTMFQHSPMFESDFIQISKRGEVIDVHNSVQMVTLGITYTSPNLVIPDVILLARPAVSCAIGAKHDWHARGRGLKSTKSLELTRLLPLKFVKLSVYSHENKQLHLKLATGLSFYLQLCPPSDAKGDLFAHWEDLVFSLRPPVEAYSSTHAVPACGMMDLPGLEAEDRKSPAVSFCRDREGT, from the exons ATGACATTAATCTGGCCCATCTGCCACCACCTTGGACTATTTGTTGCCAGTCTAAAAAGTTCACAAAGCGTTCAACTCCTCAATGccggaaaaataatttttatcttaagAAGTATCTACAAGGAAAGTGTCAATGCTTTCCAGTCAAAGACCACCAAAACCAACGTGGAG ACAGACACGGGTAGCAACACGACACTATGGCAGGGCAGCGCCCAGAGCAGCCACATGCTGCCCATGTTCCGCGGCTCCATGGGGAAGCTGCAGCGGCAGCTGCGCAAGGGCGAGTTCACCATGTTCCAGCACAGTCCCATGTTTGAGAGCGACTTCATCCAGATCAGCAAAAGAGGAGAAGTGATCGATGTGCACAACAGTGTGCAAATGGTCACTCTGGGCATCACATACACCAGTCCCAACCTTGTAATACCTGATGTCATACTGCTGGCACGACCGGCTGTCAGCTGTGCAATCGGTGCCAAACATGACTGGCACGCCCGGGGAAGGGGACTCAAGTCAACCAAGAGCTTGGAGCTGACCAGGCTGCTTCCTCTGAAGTTTGTAAAGTTGTCTGTCTATAGTCATGAGAACAAACAGCTCCACTTGAAGCTGGCCACTGGCCTCTCTTTTTACCTACAATTGTGCCCCCCTTCAGATGCAAAAGGAGATCTGTTTGCACACTGGGAAGACCTGGTGTTCTCTCTGAGACCACCCGTGGAGGCTTACAGCAGTACCCATGCCGTACCAGCTTGTGGCATGATGGACCTGCCTGGGTTGGAGGCAGAGGACAGGAAGAGCCCAGCGGTAAGTTTttgcagagacagagaggggaccTGA